A single Flavobacterium sp. 1 DNA region contains:
- a CDS encoding TonB-dependent receptor, which translates to MRTIFIKSISSLLLFFVFSASWAQSQITGIVTDNQKNPLPGTNIIIKGTKHNAISDANGKFSIDTHEKLPFTLLIQYVGYTTTEIKINQPTDAPLEISLIPENENVLIEVVVSSRRRIEKAQDIPIAVSVVTGKQAEQTGAFNVNRIKELVPSVQLYSSNPRNTGINIRGLGSPFGLTNDGIDPGVGFYVDGVYYARPAATTLDFIDVERIEVLRGPQGTLFGKNTTSGAFNITSRKPSFTSGADFEVSYGNYAYLQAKASVTGALSKKVAGRLSLSGTQRDGIIDNTRTGKPTNTLNNQGIRGQLLFTPTENTNITLAGDITTQHNDGYAQVVAGVAPTNRVPQRQFNAIIADLNYQLPSLNAFDRKIDHDTPWRSGQDLGGGSLNVDTKIGKGTLTSTTAWRFWTWDPSNDRDFTGLQVLAKSQNPSRQTQFTQEVRYAGQITSKISGVAGVFYIDQTSKTKGTEESGNAQWRFSQDSFTPANTALWKTPGLFEGYGIKTNAQIHSTSAAVFGQLDWAVTDKLHVLPGLRYNYDKKDADYDRKTYGGLQTTDPALIALKKKVYTDQNFSSNNDDTDFSGNITVSYKASDKINAYGTFAKSYKPIGVNVAGLPTPPAGQTLGDLATVKPEDVTHYEFGVKTSPIANSILNLTYFNTDIKDFQTNVQAAELGVNRGYLANADEVRVQGVELDASFILNKHFNFYGAATYSDGKHVKFTNAPLPLEETGSAVSFKDVSGSDLPGVSKWAGSLGGEYTKDAKFFANIGKFFIALDGYARSEFSSSPSASTYLVVPGYAIFNGRLGFRASEGLSVHFWGRNLLDKDYYEQLLPAGGNAGQYAGVIGDQRTYGITLRYAL; encoded by the coding sequence ATGAGAACTATATTCATAAAATCAATTTCAAGTTTACTGTTATTTTTCGTTTTTTCAGCTTCATGGGCTCAAAGCCAAATAACAGGAATCGTTACTGACAATCAAAAAAATCCATTGCCAGGTACTAATATCATCATAAAAGGCACTAAGCACAACGCTATTTCAGATGCTAATGGAAAATTTAGCATTGACACTCACGAGAAACTTCCTTTTACCCTATTAATACAATACGTAGGCTATACTACAACAGAAATAAAAATCAACCAGCCAACGGATGCACCCTTAGAAATAAGTTTAATTCCTGAGAATGAAAATGTTTTAATTGAAGTAGTTGTTTCTTCCAGACGCCGTATAGAAAAAGCACAAGATATTCCTATCGCAGTATCTGTAGTTACTGGTAAACAAGCTGAACAAACAGGAGCTTTCAATGTGAACCGCATAAAAGAATTGGTACCATCTGTACAGCTTTATTCTTCAAACCCAAGAAATACAGGGATTAACATTCGAGGTCTTGGATCACCATTCGGTCTAACCAATGACGGTATCGATCCAGGTGTTGGTTTTTATGTTGACGGTGTATATTATGCCCGTCCTGCAGCAACCACTCTAGATTTTATCGATGTAGAAAGAATTGAAGTATTACGCGGACCTCAAGGAACTTTGTTTGGTAAAAACACAACTTCAGGTGCTTTTAACATAACTTCCCGCAAACCAAGCTTCACCTCTGGTGCAGACTTCGAAGTGAGTTACGGTAACTATGCATATCTTCAGGCTAAGGCTTCTGTTACTGGAGCTTTAAGTAAAAAAGTTGCTGGTAGATTGTCATTATCGGGTACTCAACGTGATGGTATTATCGATAATACTAGAACAGGAAAGCCAACAAACACTCTAAACAATCAAGGTATTAGAGGTCAATTGCTTTTTACTCCAACAGAAAACACAAACATTACGCTAGCAGGAGATATCACAACACAGCATAATGATGGATATGCACAAGTAGTTGCTGGTGTTGCTCCAACAAATAGAGTTCCACAACGTCAATTTAACGCAATTATTGCTGATTTAAACTACCAACTTCCAAGCTTAAATGCTTTCGATCGTAAAATTGACCATGACACCCCATGGCGTTCGGGACAGGATTTGGGCGGAGGATCACTTAATGTGGACACGAAAATTGGAAAAGGAACATTAACCTCAACAACTGCATGGAGATTCTGGACTTGGGATCCGTCAAATGACAGAGATTTTACAGGATTGCAGGTACTTGCTAAATCGCAAAATCCTTCCAGACAAACTCAATTTACCCAAGAGGTACGTTACGCAGGTCAGATTACATCTAAAATAAGCGGTGTTGCTGGAGTGTTTTATATTGATCAGACATCAAAAACAAAAGGCACAGAGGAATCCGGTAACGCACAATGGAGATTTTCCCAAGACTCATTTACTCCAGCAAATACTGCATTATGGAAAACCCCAGGTCTTTTTGAAGGATATGGAATAAAAACCAATGCTCAAATACATTCAACTAGTGCGGCGGTATTCGGTCAATTAGACTGGGCTGTAACAGATAAACTGCATGTATTACCAGGTTTAAGATACAACTACGACAAGAAAGATGCAGATTATGACCGTAAAACATACGGAGGTCTTCAAACTACTGATCCTGCATTAATAGCGTTGAAAAAGAAAGTTTATACAGATCAAAACTTCTCATCAAATAATGATGATACTGACTTCTCTGGAAATATAACTGTATCATACAAAGCATCAGATAAAATCAATGCTTATGGAACTTTTGCAAAAAGCTACAAACCTATTGGAGTGAATGTTGCAGGACTTCCTACTCCGCCTGCGGGACAAACTTTAGGTGATCTTGCAACAGTTAAGCCAGAAGATGTTACTCATTATGAATTTGGGGTAAAAACTTCTCCAATTGCAAATTCTATTTTGAACTTAACATACTTTAATACAGATATTAAAGATTTCCAAACCAATGTTCAGGCTGCTGAATTGGGCGTTAACCGAGGTTATCTTGCTAATGCTGATGAAGTGCGTGTACAAGGTGTGGAACTAGATGCCAGTTTTATTCTTAACAAACATTTCAACTTCTACGGAGCCGCAACTTATAGCGACGGTAAGCATGTTAAATTTACAAATGCTCCTCTTCCTCTTGAAGAAACTGGATCTGCAGTATCATTTAAAGATGTATCAGGTTCTGATTTACCCGGAGTTTCAAAATGGGCCGGAAGTTTAGGCGGTGAATATACAAAAGACGCAAAATTCTTTGCTAATATAGGTAAATTCTTTATAGCTCTAGATGGTTATGCTCGCTCAGAATTCTCATCAAGCCCATCAGCTTCTACTTATTTAGTAGTTCCTGGCTATGCAATTTTTAATGGCCGTTTAGGATTCCGCGCTTCCGAAGGATTATCTGTTCATTTTTGGGGACGTAACCTTTTAGACAAAGATTATTATGAGCAATTATTGCCTGCTGGTGGAAATGCCGGACAATATGCTGGTGTAATAGGAGACCAAAGAACATACGGAATTACACTTCGTTACGCTCTTTAA
- a CDS encoding PstS family phosphate ABC transporter substrate-binding protein has protein sequence MKAYRKTFALIIALLIANIVPNKISAQDLSGNISISGAFALYPITVKWAEEFKKAHPNVKIDIQAGGAGKGITDVLSKVTDIGLVSRELNAAENKKGAYAIAVTKDAVIPTISATSPYKAVLYKKGVKKEAFNNIFITGKYKTWNTLGFKSVAPIHVYTRSDAAGAAETWASYFGKKQEDLQGVAVFGDPGLAQAVQRDPSGLGFNNIVYIYDTKTNKPTNGIVPVPIDLNNNGKLDADENFYNDIDQLIAAIVSGKYPSPPARDLYFVTSGKPKNAAVKAFIKYILTDGQKFVTEAGYIKLSKEKLTKEIGKVK, from the coding sequence ATGAAAGCATACAGAAAGACATTCGCACTCATAATTGCTTTATTAATAGCAAACATAGTTCCCAATAAAATTTCGGCTCAAGATTTATCAGGAAATATAAGCATCTCAGGAGCATTTGCCTTATACCCTATTACAGTAAAATGGGCAGAAGAATTCAAAAAAGCACATCCAAATGTAAAAATAGACATTCAAGCTGGAGGTGCCGGAAAAGGAATTACAGATGTTTTGTCCAAAGTAACCGATATTGGACTGGTATCCAGAGAGCTTAATGCTGCTGAGAACAAAAAAGGTGCTTATGCAATTGCCGTTACCAAAGATGCTGTAATTCCAACCATAAGCGCAACGAGTCCTTATAAAGCCGTTTTATATAAAAAGGGTGTAAAAAAAGAAGCGTTCAATAACATTTTCATTACTGGGAAATACAAAACATGGAATACCCTTGGTTTCAAAAGTGTGGCACCAATACATGTTTATACAAGATCCGATGCCGCTGGAGCTGCCGAAACTTGGGCCAGCTATTTTGGTAAAAAACAGGAAGATTTACAAGGAGTTGCTGTGTTTGGCGACCCAGGACTGGCTCAAGCCGTACAAAGAGATCCTTCAGGATTAGGTTTTAATAATATCGTTTACATATATGATACCAAAACCAACAAACCTACCAATGGGATAGTTCCTGTTCCAATTGATTTAAACAATAACGGAAAATTAGATGCCGATGAAAACTTTTACAATGACATTGACCAGTTGATTGCTGCTATTGTTTCTGGTAAATATCCATCGCCTCCAGCTCGAGATCTGTATTTTGTAACTTCTGGAAAACCAAAGAATGCTGCTGTAAAAGCTTTCATAAAATACATTCTTACAGATGGTCAAAAATTTGTTACGGAAGCTGGATATATTAAACTTTCGAAAGAAAAACTGACGAAAGAAATAGGGAAAGTAAAATAA
- the pstC gene encoding phosphate ABC transporter permease subunit PstC, which produces MKNIRLLKDRLISKTFLALTILSISTVILIGFGLFYKSLPILNSTSLYNLLFSSEWKPFKKAFGFYPFIVGTLWVTAIAIIIALPLSMLTAIYLSEYAHIRVRKLVLPLIELLSGIPPVLYGVWGVLVIIPLIQDRIAPHFIEFTTGYSVLAGGIVLAIMIFPLIISIVIEVFDNVPQDLRNASLSLGATQWQTTKKVVLRKSFDGIVAAVVLAISRAFGETIAVLMVCGNLAQVPHSLFDSAYPLPALIANNYGEMMSIPMYDSALMFAALLLFVIIFLFNALSRIILYRIEKRNT; this is translated from the coding sequence ATGAAAAACATAAGATTACTCAAAGACCGCCTGATCAGTAAAACATTCCTCGCGTTGACTATCCTGTCGATTTCGACAGTGATATTGATTGGTTTTGGATTGTTCTACAAATCATTACCCATTTTAAACAGTACTTCACTTTATAATTTATTATTTTCCTCAGAATGGAAACCTTTCAAAAAAGCCTTCGGGTTTTATCCTTTTATTGTCGGTACGCTTTGGGTAACTGCAATTGCCATTATAATTGCATTACCATTATCAATGTTAACCGCTATATATCTTTCGGAATATGCCCACATACGAGTACGAAAACTGGTTTTGCCTTTAATTGAATTATTATCCGGAATTCCGCCTGTGCTTTATGGAGTTTGGGGAGTATTGGTAATTATTCCTTTAATACAAGACCGAATAGCACCGCATTTTATTGAATTCACAACAGGTTATTCTGTACTGGCTGGAGGAATCGTTTTGGCAATCATGATTTTTCCTCTTATCATAAGCATTGTGATTGAAGTTTTTGACAATGTTCCGCAGGATTTACGGAATGCCTCTTTATCACTGGGAGCTACACAATGGCAAACAACTAAAAAGGTTGTTCTTAGAAAGTCATTTGACGGAATTGTAGCCGCTGTTGTGCTTGCCATTTCCAGAGCGTTTGGAGAAACCATTGCTGTATTGATGGTTTGCGGTAACTTGGCACAAGTACCTCATAGTTTATTCGATTCAGCTTATCCGTTACCGGCACTTATTGCTAATAATTATGGAGAGATGATGTCTATTCCTATGTATGATTCAGCATTGATGTTTGCCGCTCTGCTCCTATTCGTCATCATCTTTTTGTTCAATGCGCTGTCGAGAATTATTTTGTATCGAATCGAAAAAAGAAACACATAA
- the pstA gene encoding phosphate ABC transporter permease PstA, producing MRKTEENIFKVLMILSTVIISSTLFMIVYTIFSKGIGSLSWDMVSKIPEGGFYIGKGGGILNAIVGSIYITIGSTLLGLLISLPIVIYINVYAKRNATLATVTRLSYDILFGIPSIVYGAFGFAIMVYMGLKTSLLAGIITVTLMIIPILVRAIDEVVRVVPEDMSNAVFALGGTRYESAKIILRQSIPGIVTAILLSFGRAIGDAACVLFTAGFTDSIPTSFDQPAATLPLSIFFQLSSPIKEVQNRAYAAAVILTIIVLVINIVAKIASKNLSKNKI from the coding sequence ATGAGAAAAACAGAAGAAAATATATTCAAAGTTTTGATGATACTGAGCACTGTTATCATCAGCAGTACACTGTTTATGATAGTGTACACCATTTTTTCAAAAGGAATTGGATCTTTGAGCTGGGATATGGTTTCCAAAATTCCCGAAGGCGGTTTCTACATTGGAAAAGGCGGCGGGATTTTGAACGCAATAGTGGGTTCAATTTACATCACTATAGGCTCTACATTATTGGGATTGCTAATCAGTCTTCCAATTGTGATTTACATAAACGTTTATGCCAAAAGAAATGCCACATTGGCTACCGTTACGAGATTAAGTTATGACATTCTGTTTGGAATTCCATCGATTGTGTATGGCGCATTTGGATTTGCCATTATGGTTTATATGGGACTAAAAACTTCGTTACTGGCAGGAATCATTACAGTAACCTTAATGATAATCCCAATACTGGTTAGAGCCATTGACGAAGTGGTTCGTGTAGTTCCCGAAGATATGTCTAATGCTGTTTTTGCGTTGGGAGGCACCCGATATGAATCTGCAAAAATCATATTGAGGCAATCCATTCCGGGAATTGTGACTGCCATACTGCTGTCTTTTGGAAGAGCTATTGGCGATGCTGCATGCGTGCTGTTTACAGCAGGCTTTACCGACAGCATCCCGACTTCATTCGACCAGCCTGCAGCTACTTTGCCTCTGTCCATATTTTTTCAATTGAGCAGTCCAATTAAAGAAGTTCAAAATAGAGCTTACGCCGCTGCAGTTATCCTTACTATTATCGTTTTAGTCATCAACATTGTGGCAAAAATAGCCAGCAAAAATCTTTCAAAAAACAAAATATGA
- the pstB gene encoding phosphate ABC transporter ATP-binding protein PstB, whose protein sequence is MIIQPHISIQNLNVHIGENHILKNINLDIPDKKVTSLIGPSGCGKTTLLKTMNRLLDRQNDVRVDGKVLVDGENIYDPKVEVTHIRKKMGLLSQRPFPLPMNIYDNIAYGQRIHGNNRKKELDEIVEKYLRGVNLWDEVKDRLKSPATRLSIGQQQRLCLARGLAIEPEIILGDEPTSALDPISTQAIEELFMELKDKYTIVLVTHILRQARRVSDYIGFVYMGEIIEFGPTEEVLLNPKEKLTQDYVKGFLV, encoded by the coding sequence ATGATCATTCAGCCACACATAAGTATCCAAAATTTAAATGTTCACATTGGTGAAAACCATATTCTAAAGAACATCAATCTTGACATTCCCGACAAGAAAGTGACCTCATTAATTGGTCCGTCGGGCTGCGGAAAAACAACCCTGCTTAAAACTATGAACCGATTACTAGACCGTCAAAACGATGTTCGCGTGGACGGTAAAGTTTTGGTAGATGGCGAAAACATTTACGATCCAAAAGTTGAAGTCACACATATCCGAAAAAAAATGGGTCTGCTTTCGCAAAGACCTTTCCCTTTACCAATGAATATTTATGACAATATTGCTTACGGACAACGCATTCACGGAAATAACCGCAAAAAAGAGTTGGACGAAATAGTCGAAAAATACCTTCGCGGCGTGAACCTTTGGGACGAAGTAAAAGACCGATTGAAATCGCCTGCTACCCGACTATCGATTGGGCAGCAACAACGATTGTGCTTAGCGAGAGGGCTGGCAATTGAACCGGAAATCATCTTGGGAGACGAACCTACATCGGCACTGGATCCTATTTCGACTCAAGCCATTGAGGAATTATTTATGGAATTAAAAGATAAATACACGATTGTTTTGGTTACACACATTTTGCGTCAAGCTCGAAGAGTCTCCGATTATATTGGTTTTGTTTACATGGGAGAAATCATAGAATTTGGTCCTACCGAAGAAGTGCTTTTGAACCCAAAAGAAAAACTGACGCAAGATTATGTAAAAGGCTTTTTGGTTTAG
- a CDS encoding DUF2490 domain-containing protein — protein MKTIRILCLLLVCFVSKAQTEKNIDHQSLLWTRYYNQLTLNSKWSIHTEFDNRVFISPSEENLFLIRMHGRYKINEKIDLGAGVSYFSVATQVPENTNDFRTPEYRIQQDISCKQEFGSFTLNHRFQAEERFIHNANKEELLSGTTFYWRFRYRLQGEYSCWKKEKQYLKAIVYDELMINAGEKIVYNTFDQNRIYAALQYGINKNIALELGYLNSFQQRANGIDYFDRDIIRFTFFHKIKLKEKHKELSN, from the coding sequence ATGAAAACCATCAGAATCTTATGTCTTTTGCTAGTGTGCTTTGTTTCCAAAGCTCAAACAGAAAAAAATATAGATCATCAAAGTTTACTTTGGACACGCTATTACAACCAATTGACCTTAAACAGCAAATGGTCTATACATACTGAATTTGACAATCGGGTTTTTATAAGTCCTTCTGAGGAAAATTTATTTCTGATACGAATGCACGGACGATATAAAATCAATGAAAAAATTGACTTGGGTGCCGGAGTTTCATATTTTTCTGTAGCCACCCAAGTTCCTGAAAATACTAATGATTTTAGGACGCCGGAATACAGGATACAACAGGATATCTCTTGTAAACAGGAATTTGGAAGTTTCACCTTAAATCATCGGTTTCAGGCAGAGGAACGATTTATACACAACGCTAATAAAGAGGAGTTACTTTCGGGAACAACTTTCTATTGGAGATTCAGATACCGCCTTCAAGGGGAATATTCCTGTTGGAAAAAGGAAAAACAATACCTGAAAGCTATCGTTTATGATGAATTGATGATTAACGCAGGTGAAAAAATTGTTTATAACACTTTTGACCAAAACAGAATTTACGCCGCTTTACAATACGGTATCAATAAAAATATTGCATTAGAATTGGGCTACTTAAACAGTTTCCAGCAACGTGCGAACGGTATTGATTATTTTGACAGAGATATTATCAGGTTTACCTTTTTTCATAAAATAAAACTAAAAGAAAAACACAAAGAGCTGTCTAATTAA
- a CDS encoding chromate transporter — protein sequence MNINTEKENYTLLDLVKYFLKLGTIGFGGPVALVGYMHRDLVENKKWINDSDFKEGLALSQLAPGPLAAQLGIYIGFVHFGILGATLSGLAFVLPSFLMVISLGIAYQAYGGLPWMQAIFYGISAAVIGIIALSSYKLTAKSISKFEIPAIKSNWLLWIFYISATILTAVTQQEELLLFVALGFIYMIVKAPPEWIKRPKTASFFLLTTASFTTIDLGKLGDLAWFFIKAGAFVFGSGLAIVPFLHTGVVNEHHWLTENQFVDAVAVAMITPGPVVITVGFIGYLVAGFTGATVAALGVFLPCYLFTVIPAPYFKKISQNKSIKAFVDGITAGVIGALVGAVIVIALRTIIDIPTAMIAIGTALVLIYSKKLQEPHIIVIAAVLGVLLKLL from the coding sequence ATGAATATAAATACAGAAAAGGAAAATTATACATTACTTGATTTAGTAAAATATTTTCTCAAACTTGGCACAATAGGCTTTGGCGGTCCTGTAGCATTAGTTGGTTATATGCACCGCGATTTAGTTGAGAACAAAAAATGGATTAACGATTCCGATTTTAAAGAAGGATTGGCGTTGTCTCAATTAGCACCTGGTCCTTTAGCCGCACAGTTAGGAATTTATATTGGATTTGTACACTTTGGTATTTTAGGAGCCACATTATCAGGTTTAGCATTTGTACTTCCTTCCTTTTTAATGGTCATTTCGTTAGGTATTGCCTATCAGGCTTATGGTGGCCTGCCATGGATGCAAGCTATTTTTTATGGAATAAGTGCCGCCGTTATTGGCATAATTGCTTTGAGTTCCTATAAACTTACTGCCAAATCGATCAGTAAATTTGAAATTCCAGCCATAAAAAGCAATTGGTTACTTTGGATATTTTACATCTCAGCGACCATTCTTACTGCTGTAACACAACAAGAAGAATTGTTACTGTTTGTTGCTTTAGGTTTCATTTATATGATTGTAAAAGCACCGCCAGAATGGATCAAACGCCCTAAAACAGCTTCCTTCTTTTTACTTACTACGGCTAGTTTCACAACTATTGACCTTGGAAAATTAGGAGATCTTGCTTGGTTTTTTATCAAAGCCGGGGCTTTTGTTTTTGGAAGCGGTCTAGCCATTGTACCCTTTTTACATACAGGAGTTGTCAATGAACACCATTGGCTAACCGAAAATCAATTTGTAGATGCTGTAGCTGTAGCCATGATTACTCCTGGTCCTGTAGTAATTACTGTAGGTTTCATTGGTTATTTAGTAGCTGGATTTACTGGAGCAACTGTGGCTGCGCTAGGAGTTTTTCTTCCCTGCTATTTATTTACTGTTATTCCTGCTCCTTATTTCAAAAAGATTTCCCAGAACAAAAGTATCAAAGCGTTTGTGGATGGAATAACTGCAGGTGTAATTGGAGCTTTGGTCGGTGCTGTAATCGTAATTGCCTTGCGGACTATTATTGATATTCCCACAGCAATGATTGCTATAGGTACTGCTTTAGTATTAATTTATTCGAAAAAACTACAGGAACCTCATATTATTGTTATTGCAGCGGTTTTAGGAGTTTTACTCAAACTGTTATAA
- a CDS encoding Spy/CpxP family protein refolding chaperone: MKSPIHECSKSNFKIVSKKLILAVLLVINASSFAQEQTKPEEKSGKPKREKQTPEQRSQAQLDKLTTELTLNPQQQEQIKPILAEQNAKQEALRAERMGNNPREMSAEERDAFRAKRQEDRKATNDKLKAILTPEQFKKMKDLEKANMEKMRESRGNWGNRDNGGTGDNGGNREEN, from the coding sequence ATGAAATCACCGATTCACGAATGCTCAAAAAGCAATTTTAAAATTGTGAGTAAAAAATTAATCTTAGCGGTATTGTTAGTTATTAATGCTTCTTCTTTTGCCCAAGAGCAAACTAAGCCAGAGGAAAAATCTGGTAAGCCAAAAAGAGAAAAGCAAACTCCAGAACAAAGAAGCCAAGCTCAGTTAGATAAACTTACGACTGAATTAACCCTAAATCCTCAACAGCAGGAGCAAATAAAACCGATTCTCGCAGAGCAAAATGCTAAACAGGAAGCCTTAAGAGCAGAACGAATGGGAAATAATCCGAGAGAGATGTCTGCCGAAGAAAGAGACGCTTTTAGAGCGAAAAGACAAGAAGATAGAAAAGCAACAAATGATAAATTAAAAGCAATTTTAACTCCGGAGCAGTTTAAAAAAATGAAAGACCTCGAAAAAGCCAATATGGAAAAAATGAGAGAGTCTAGAGGAAATTGGGGGAACAGAGATAATGGTGGCACTGGAGATAATGGAGGAAATAGAGAGGAAAACTAA